The following are from one region of the Gloeomargarita lithophora Alchichica-D10 genome:
- a CDS encoding DUF5615 family PIN-like protein translates to MKLLFDENLSPKLPNRLSDLFPNSLHVRDAGMKTTIDPI, encoded by the coding sequence ATGAAATTGCTTTTCGATGAAAACTTGTCGCCCAAGCTACCGAACCGTTTAAGTGATCTTTTCCCAAACTCGCTTCACGTTCGAGATGCGGGCATGAAAACAACGATCGATCCAATATAG
- a CDS encoding glycosyltransferase — protein sequence MTVPISLCMIVRDEATALPRCLASVRGLVAELILVDTGSTDNTVAIAQAQGATVASFTWQDDFAAARNYSLELAHGEWILVLDADEVLVSAAIPLIQEAVTHPDLLAVNLLRQELGSRQTPYSLVSRLFRNRQDIRFQRAYHELIDDSITQIRQQEPHWRVGTIQPVVLQHWGYSEAMIQTKDKHTRIRRILTQALARDPQDAYLCAKLGATHLAQGELAQALTLLKRALTAHPPEPMVQYEIHFHLGLLYGMKQQWEAAQTHYTQAIATPCPAIVKLGAYTNLGSLYKEQGALTPARTLFEQTLQIDPTWATGHYNLGLTLKALNLLPAAVQAYQKAIHLEPTMAAAHQNLGVVLCKLGDVITAQDHWQKAIALYQQQGSPEGKKLHQELRILGLLGR from the coding sequence ATGACCGTACCGATTAGTTTGTGCATGATCGTCCGGGATGAAGCTACCGCCCTACCCAGGTGTCTGGCCAGCGTGCGGGGGCTGGTGGCGGAATTGATCCTGGTGGATACGGGTTCCACGGACAATACGGTGGCTATTGCCCAGGCGCAGGGAGCAACGGTGGCCTCTTTTACCTGGCAGGATGACTTTGCCGCCGCCCGCAATTATTCCCTGGAATTGGCGCACGGGGAATGGATTTTGGTACTGGATGCGGATGAGGTCTTGGTATCCGCCGCCATTCCGCTGATTCAAGAAGCCGTGACCCATCCCGACCTGTTGGCCGTCAATTTGCTCCGGCAGGAGTTGGGCAGTCGCCAGACCCCCTATTCCCTGGTGTCTCGCCTGTTTCGCAACCGCCAGGATATTCGTTTTCAGCGGGCGTACCATGAATTGATTGACGATAGCATTACCCAAATTCGCCAGCAGGAACCCCACTGGCGGGTGGGCACGATTCAGCCGGTGGTACTCCAACATTGGGGCTACAGCGAGGCGATGATCCAGACCAAAGATAAACACACGCGCATACGGCGGATTTTGACCCAAGCCCTCGCCCGTGACCCGCAGGATGCCTACCTCTGCGCCAAATTGGGGGCAACACACCTAGCCCAGGGGGAACTGGCGCAGGCGTTGACGCTCCTGAAACGAGCCTTGACCGCCCATCCCCCCGAACCGATGGTGCAGTACGAAATCCATTTTCACCTGGGACTGCTGTACGGCATGAAACAGCAATGGGAAGCCGCCCAAACCCACTATACCCAGGCGATTGCCACCCCCTGCCCCGCCATTGTCAAACTGGGGGCATACACCAATTTGGGCAGTTTATACAAAGAACAGGGGGCACTCACCCCAGCCCGTACCCTATTTGAGCAAACCCTTCAGATTGACCCCACCTGGGCAACCGGTCATTACAATTTGGGGCTGACCCTCAAAGCCTTAAATCTGCTCCCGGCGGCAGTCCAAGCCTACCAAAAAGCCATTCACCTGGAACCGACAATGGCGGCGGCACACCAAAATTTAGGAGTCGTGCTATGTAAATTAGGCGACGTGATCACCGCCCAAGACCACTGGCAAAAAGCCATTGCTTTATATCAGCAACAGGGTTCACCGGAAGGAAAAAAATTGCATCAAGAGTTGAGAATATTAGGATTGTTAGGCCGTTAG
- the tnpA gene encoding IS200/IS605 family transposase: MAQTFKTNNNVVYSCKYQVVWCAKYRRKVLVDGVDTRLKEILPEVVSETTGEIVEIEVMPDHVHILLEIDPQYGIAKLVRNMKGRSSRFLRQEFPWLKSRLPTLWTNSYFVSTVGGAPISIVKQYIENQKNV, encoded by the coding sequence ATGGCTCAAACTTTTAAGACTAATAACAACGTTGTCTATTCCTGTAAATACCAGGTTGTTTGGTGTGCCAAATATCGCCGCAAAGTTCTAGTTGATGGGGTAGATACACGACTCAAAGAAATCTTGCCTGAAGTAGTCAGTGAAACGACAGGCGAGATTGTGGAGATAGAAGTGATGCCTGACCATGTTCATATTTTGCTGGAAATCGACCCTCAATACGGAATTGCCAAGCTGGTACGGAATATGAAAGGGCGGTCATCTCGGTTTCTCAGACAAGAGTTTCCCTGGCTTAAAAGTCGATTGCCGACACTTTGGACAAACAGCTATTTTGTCTCAACTGTAGGCGGCGCACCAATTTCAATTGTCAAGCAATACATCGAAAATCAAAAGAATGTCTAA
- a CDS encoding DUF433 domain-containing protein, with product MNYRNHITIEPNKRGGKPCVRGLRITVYEVLEYLASEMTEAEILDDFPDLTQEDLKACIAYAADRERRFMTAPLSA from the coding sequence ATGAACTACCGAAATCACATCACGATCGAACCTAATAAACGCGGCGGTAAGCCTTGCGTGCGTGGTTTGCGCATTACGGTTTATGAAGTGCTTGAGTATCTGGCTTCTGAGATGACCGAAGCAGAAATCCTTGACGATTTCCCTGATCTAACGCAAGAAGATTTAAAAGCCTGCATTGCTTATGCCGCTGATCGTGAACGGCGGTTTATGACCGCTCCATTATCCGCATGA